A portion of the Paenibacillus hamazuiensis genome contains these proteins:
- a CDS encoding proline--tRNA ligase, producing MHQNRLLLPTLREVPADAEAASHRLLLRAGFIRPLASGVYAFLPLGWRVLRRIERIIRQEMDGAGAQELHLSAMQPAELWQRSGRYDEYGPELIRFHDRGGREFALGPTHEEVITTLAGQEIGSYRQLPLTVYQIQTKFRDERRPRFGLLRCREFLMKDAYSFDADREGLEASYTRMYEAYCRIFERCGLRYRAVLADAGSIGGDGGTHEFIALAEIGEDTIAVCTGCDYAANLEKAEAAPPAGVAAGRSSEAAYWQRALPEDSQAEAARHPSRTSETGFPEAVPLHAQAAGRESAVISAYERFHTPGVRTIEQLVQTFRLEARDIIKTLLYLADGEPIAVLIRGDQTANEIKLAHYLGASRLELADAETAQRITGAPVGFAGPIGLSVPLLVDVQVAAMEQGITGANAADYHYRGVRPGRDFALDRVGDFRNVGEGDACPRCRSALALHKGIEIGHVFKLGTKYSEVLEANFADASGQEHPLIMGCYGIGISRLLAAVAEQRHDEHGLLWPMAIAPFHVHLIPVSVQDEVQMAVAESLYSRLREAGAEVLLDDRAERPGVKFKDADLIGIPLRLTVGKRAAEGIVEFKRRSDEAAAALTIEEAVAQITSEIASADRTSLL from the coding sequence ATGCATCAAAATCGTCTGCTTCTCCCTACTCTCCGCGAAGTTCCGGCGGATGCCGAGGCGGCCAGCCACCGGCTGCTGCTGCGCGCCGGGTTCATCCGCCCGCTCGCTTCCGGGGTTTACGCCTTTCTGCCGTTAGGCTGGCGGGTTCTGCGCCGTATCGAGCGGATCATCCGGCAGGAAATGGACGGCGCCGGCGCCCAGGAGCTGCATTTGTCCGCAATGCAGCCCGCCGAGCTGTGGCAGCGGTCCGGTCGATATGACGAATACGGCCCGGAGCTGATCCGCTTCCATGACCGCGGCGGGCGGGAATTTGCGCTCGGCCCTACTCATGAGGAAGTCATTACGACGCTGGCCGGGCAAGAGATCGGCTCCTACCGCCAGCTGCCGCTCACGGTGTACCAGATTCAGACGAAGTTCCGCGACGAGCGCAGACCCCGCTTCGGGCTGCTGCGCTGCCGGGAATTTCTGATGAAGGACGCGTATTCCTTCGATGCGGACCGGGAAGGGCTGGAGGCGTCCTATACGCGTATGTACGAAGCTTACTGCCGCATCTTCGAACGCTGCGGACTGCGTTATCGCGCCGTGCTGGCCGATGCCGGATCGATCGGCGGCGATGGGGGCACACACGAGTTTATCGCGCTCGCCGAAATCGGCGAAGATACGATTGCGGTGTGCACCGGCTGCGATTACGCGGCAAATCTGGAAAAAGCGGAGGCAGCGCCGCCGGCGGGCGTCGCTGCTGGACGATCTTCCGAGGCCGCGTATTGGCAGCGGGCCTTGCCGGAAGACTCGCAAGCGGAAGCGGCCCGGCATCCAAGCCGGACCTCGGAGACCGGCTTCCCGGAAGCGGTACCCCTGCATGCGCAGGCGGCCGGCCGCGAATCCGCCGTTATCTCTGCGTACGAACGGTTCCATACTCCCGGCGTCCGCACGATCGAGCAGCTCGTTCAAACGTTCCGGCTGGAAGCGCGGGACATTATCAAAACTCTGCTTTATCTCGCCGACGGCGAGCCGATCGCCGTTTTGATTCGCGGCGATCAAACGGCTAACGAGATCAAGCTCGCTCATTATCTTGGAGCGAGCCGCCTCGAGCTGGCCGATGCCGAGACCGCGCAGCGGATTACCGGGGCCCCTGTCGGCTTTGCCGGTCCGATCGGGTTGTCCGTGCCGCTCCTCGTCGACGTCCAGGTTGCTGCGATGGAGCAAGGCATTACCGGAGCGAATGCGGCCGACTACCATTACCGCGGCGTTCGGCCGGGGCGGGATTTTGCGCTGGATCGTGTCGGCGATTTTCGCAATGTAGGCGAAGGTGACGCTTGTCCCCGCTGCCGCAGCGCCCTTGCCCTGCACAAAGGGATCGAGATCGGCCACGTCTTTAAGCTCGGCACCAAGTACAGCGAAGTTCTCGAGGCGAATTTCGCCGATGCGTCGGGGCAAGAGCATCCGCTGATCATGGGCTGCTACGGTATCGGCATCTCCCGCCTGCTTGCCGCGGTCGCGGAGCAGCGCCACGACGAACACGGCTTGCTCTGGCCGATGGCAATCGCTCCGTTCCACGTGCACCTCATCCCCGTTTCCGTCCAGGATGAGGTGCAGATGGCCGTCGCCGAATCGCTGTACTCCCGGCTGCGGGAAGCCGGAGCGGAGGTGCTGCTGGACGATCGCGCCGAGCGTCCCGGCGTCAAATTCAAGGATGCCGACCTGATCGGCATCCCGCTGCGCCTGACCGTCGGCAAACGGGCCGCCGAAGGCATCGTCGAGTTCAAACGGCGCTCGGACGAAGCCGCCGCGGCACTGACTATAGAGGAAGCGGTCGCGCAAATCACAAGTGAAATCGCCTCAGCCGACCGGACTTCGCTGCTCTGA
- a CDS encoding aminoglycoside phosphotransferase family protein codes for MAGSKVWDAEWNIAEELALRLIGSQFPQLLSLKIRHLGYGWDNTVFRVGDEYVFRFPRRTAAVRLIKTEMNILPKLEGVIRLPYPKPIFFGKEHEEYPAPFLGYPYLPGRFPIGLTDGQRASSTAALAQFLKSLHAFPVHIAVENGIEHDHRNLTDVASRKKKMLGFLSDLAPHLRADEHRAIADYLDRLQTDRVTPKGVFLHGDLHFKNILVDESGAISGIIDWGDMNIGHPACDLNIAYSFLPPFARSDFFSEYGEVDEETKVLARLIAVYIPMLILLQAIDQGDENTANEARANIARALSD; via the coding sequence ATGGCAGGTTCGAAAGTATGGGATGCGGAATGGAATATTGCTGAGGAACTGGCTCTTCGTCTTATCGGCAGCCAGTTTCCTCAGCTATTGTCCTTAAAAATCCGACACCTTGGTTACGGCTGGGATAATACGGTTTTTCGCGTTGGAGACGAATATGTGTTTCGCTTTCCGAGAAGAACGGCGGCCGTTCGGTTGATCAAGACGGAAATGAACATACTGCCGAAGCTGGAGGGCGTGATTCGCCTCCCGTATCCGAAGCCGATTTTTTTTGGTAAAGAACATGAGGAATACCCCGCCCCGTTTCTTGGTTACCCTTATTTGCCGGGCAGGTTTCCCATCGGATTGACGGACGGACAACGTGCGTCATCGACAGCGGCGCTTGCGCAATTTTTGAAAAGTTTGCATGCTTTCCCGGTCCATATCGCCGTAGAAAACGGCATTGAGCATGACCACAGGAACTTGACGGACGTCGCATCGCGCAAGAAAAAGATGCTCGGATTTTTGTCCGATCTCGCCCCGCATCTTAGGGCCGACGAGCATCGCGCCATCGCCGATTATTTGGATCGGCTCCAGACCGATCGTGTGACGCCGAAAGGCGTATTCCTCCATGGCGATCTACATTTTAAAAATATATTGGTCGATGAAAGCGGGGCCATCTCCGGAATTATCGATTGGGGCGACATGAATATCGGGCACCCCGCGTGCGATTTGAATATCGCCTACAGCTTCCTGCCTCCTTTCGCCCGTTCGGATTTTTTCAGCGAATATGGAGAAGTGGATGAAGAGACGAAGGTACTGGCGCGTTTGATCGCGGTGTACATTCCCATGTTGATTTTGCTGCAGGCCATCGATCAGGGCGATGAGAATACAGCGAACGAAGCCAGGGCGAATATAGCGCGAGCGCTTTCCGATTGA
- a CDS encoding bifunctional GNAT family N-acetyltransferase/NUDIX hydrolase: protein MPIEIVELNHSLIREASLLLAGYRAEGGWDGGHAEECEAALLRLLEDAHTICLLARHQDEYAGFVTYHWGFSTTKGLPILKIQDVYTSPKHRNSGVGQALLQHTVELARERGAHRLQLETDTGNLPARSLYEKLGFEWISQKEVYMLPLSRWRMRTFGQKSDGLDYARRKGCYAVIFDEDKQQVAAVLTAAGHYFLPGGGLEDGETDHECLRREVLEETGYAIHIGSLIGEAERYFLSSRNEPLIGDGKFYTAQFAEKVQDPAEDDHSLQWIRVEEADNLLFHEHHSWAVRCARAANSDV, encoded by the coding sequence ATGCCGATTGAAATTGTGGAACTGAACCACTCTTTGATCCGCGAGGCAAGCTTGTTGTTGGCCGGTTACAGAGCCGAAGGCGGTTGGGACGGCGGCCATGCCGAGGAATGCGAGGCGGCTCTGCTTCGGTTGTTGGAGGACGCTCATACCATCTGTTTGCTGGCCCGCCATCAAGACGAGTACGCCGGATTCGTCACTTACCATTGGGGATTCTCAACGACCAAAGGACTTCCCATTTTAAAAATCCAAGACGTGTATACTTCTCCGAAGCACCGCAATTCCGGCGTGGGCCAAGCTCTTTTGCAGCACACCGTCGAGCTCGCCCGCGAACGCGGGGCCCATCGGCTGCAGCTGGAAACCGATACCGGCAATCTCCCGGCACGATCCCTTTACGAGAAGCTGGGATTTGAATGGATTTCCCAAAAAGAGGTATATATGCTGCCGCTGAGCCGATGGAGAATGCGTACTTTTGGACAAAAATCGGACGGCTTAGACTATGCAAGAAGAAAAGGCTGCTATGCCGTCATATTTGACGAAGACAAACAACAGGTGGCGGCTGTATTGACCGCAGCAGGACATTACTTTTTGCCGGGAGGGGGACTCGAGGATGGAGAAACGGATCATGAATGTCTCCGCCGCGAAGTGCTGGAGGAAACCGGCTATGCCATCCATATCGGATCTTTGATCGGTGAGGCGGAGAGATACTTCCTGTCCTCCCGAAACGAACCTCTTATCGGCGACGGAAAGTTTTACACGGCTCAATTCGCTGAAAAAGTGCAGGACCCTGCGGAAGATGATCATAGCTTACAATGGATTCGCGTGGAGGAGGCTGACAATCTGCTGTTCCACGAGCATCACTCCTGGGCGGTACGATGCGCGCGAGCTGCAAATAGTGATGTTTGA
- a CDS encoding EAL domain-containing protein — protein MLAGGVIPAGQEVQPFFQPIVSMQTQRVIGYETLGRHIVGNEIRSLGPFFQDPNISDETHLGIDRILRERAIERMSAEKNGAWLFINLKPSWIYRVYRETGMLPTLQFIDKHGMDPARIVIEVTEEEFQGRLEELTQIIEVYRQRGCTIAIDDIGSGSSNYERIASIRPKILKIDLKILKKSATHDGYKALLDSFSILSSQMGASLLVEGVETKQDLHNALKAGARYVQGFLFSPAVPELLPDSAFEDMLKQEIKLYTEQQLHRYRSLFSVQESLNDLITAEAMIGGAEDADALIRSLLGRVADNVVRMYICREDGRQISSNFSRTEECGWEVDEKFRGANWIWRPYFIPNVLRMSVQGQGHLSQVYIDLDSSRPMQTYSCPLNRDHYLFLDLFV, from the coding sequence ATGCTAGCTGGCGGAGTGATACCGGCCGGACAGGAAGTGCAGCCGTTTTTCCAACCCATCGTTTCCATGCAGACCCAGCGGGTGATCGGCTACGAAACGTTAGGACGGCATATCGTGGGCAATGAAATTCGCAGCTTGGGTCCCTTTTTTCAAGATCCGAATATCAGCGACGAAACTCATTTGGGAATTGACCGGATTTTGCGGGAGAGAGCGATTGAACGCATGTCGGCGGAAAAAAACGGGGCGTGGCTTTTTATTAATTTGAAGCCTTCCTGGATTTACCGGGTTTACCGCGAGACCGGCATGCTGCCGACCTTGCAGTTTATCGACAAACACGGCATGGACCCGGCCCGCATCGTGATTGAGGTTACCGAAGAGGAATTTCAGGGCAGACTCGAGGAATTGACGCAAATCATTGAAGTGTACCGCCAGCGGGGATGCACCATAGCGATAGATGATATTGGCAGCGGTTCAAGCAACTATGAGAGGATCGCTTCCATCCGGCCGAAAATTTTGAAAATCGATCTGAAGATTTTGAAAAAAAGCGCGACACACGACGGCTATAAGGCGCTGCTCGATTCGTTTTCGATTTTATCCTCGCAAATGGGCGCATCGCTGCTCGTGGAAGGTGTGGAAACGAAGCAGGATTTGCATAATGCACTGAAGGCGGGCGCCCGATACGTACAGGGATTTTTATTTTCTCCGGCGGTCCCGGAATTATTGCCGGACTCGGCGTTTGAGGATATGCTGAAGCAGGAGATCAAGCTGTACACCGAACAGCAGCTGCACCGTTACCGCAGTCTGTTCTCGGTGCAGGAGAGCCTGAACGATCTCATTACGGCGGAAGCCATGATCGGAGGGGCGGAGGATGCCGACGCGCTCATCCGCAGTCTGCTCGGGCGCGTGGCCGACAATGTCGTACGAATGTACATATGCCGCGAAGACGGCAGGCAAATTTCCTCCAATTTCAGCCGGACTGAGGAGTGCGGCTGGGAGGTGGACGAGAAGTTTCGCGGGGCCAACTGGATTTGGCGCCCTTATTTTATTCCGAATGTGCTTCGCATGAGCGTACAAGGGCAGGGGCATCTGTCCCAGGTATACATCGATCTCGACAGCTCCCGTCCTATGCAAACGTATTCGTGTCCGCTCAATCGGGATCATTACCTGTTTCTGGACTTGTTCGTTTGA